The Leptospira johnsonii genome window below encodes:
- the fliJ gene encoding flagellar export protein FliJ, producing MKRFQFRLEPVLRLKKIKEDQKLKELSELVAEVNQRKSEIDSNEARIRSLSSTELAGSTDLREYSYLQTYMRQLLTRNTELETEIHSFDEPVEKKRTEVTEARKEKKVLELLKENRFKEYIHSYRKAEKIQAEEQFLADLYRKTREETYGADRSKRDPKVFTYDTGGVERTGTEDAGLSELRKLYERYKK from the coding sequence ATGAAAAGATTCCAATTCAGACTCGAACCTGTACTTCGTTTAAAGAAGATCAAAGAGGACCAAAAACTCAAAGAACTTTCGGAATTAGTAGCCGAAGTCAATCAACGTAAATCCGAAATAGATTCTAACGAAGCAAGGATACGCTCCTTATCTTCTACCGAACTGGCAGGAAGTACGGACCTAAGAGAATATTCTTATTTGCAAACTTATATGAGACAACTTCTGACTCGAAATACTGAGTTAGAAACTGAGATCCATTCCTTTGATGAACCTGTTGAGAAAAAAAGAACGGAAGTAACAGAGGCAAGAAAAGAGAAGAAGGTACTGGAACTTCTAAAAGAAAACCGTTTCAAGGAGTACATTCACTCCTATAGAAAGGCGGAAAAAATCCAGGCAGAAGAGCAATTTTTAGCAGATCTTTATAGGAAGACTAGGGAGGAAACATATGGGGCTGATAGATCTAAACGGGATCCGAAAGTATTTACCTATGATACGGGAGGCGTCGAGCGCACCGGTACAGAAGATGCGGGACTTTCTGAACTCAGAAAACTTTACGAGCGTTATAAAAAGTGA
- a CDS encoding TOBE domain-containing protein has product MKKITILFFSILVSYTGAIYSKSKKAAPAKPKYVSGEELVNNPGKAVGETVRVAGTVTHVLYKGNSIRFVVHFSGKPVVLDSDDYSLMNRVSVGSYVEVCGFYLKNKKLDLDGKRTDMPSIVIEQTYCTN; this is encoded by the coding sequence ATGAAAAAGATAACGATCCTTTTTTTTTCTATACTAGTATCATACACAGGAGCCATCTACTCAAAGAGTAAAAAGGCAGCTCCTGCAAAACCGAAATATGTTTCCGGCGAAGAACTTGTCAATAACCCAGGGAAAGCCGTGGGAGAGACTGTCCGAGTTGCCGGAACAGTGACCCATGTGCTCTACAAAGGTAATTCGATCCGATTCGTGGTTCACTTCTCAGGAAAACCAGTGGTCTTAGATTCCGACGATTACAGTTTAATGAACCGTGTATCCGTAGGTTCCTACGTAGAAGTCTGTGGATTTTATCTAAAAAATAAGAAGCTGGATCTGGACGGAAAAAGAACAGACATGCCTTCTATCGTTATAGAACAGACTTATTGTACGAATTAG
- a CDS encoding periplasmic-type flagellar collar protein FlbB, protein MASLTDKARAVYLVLLIFFLVLIGFFAFHYFQIIDAAEIFPFLRTEPGLVNADSESPSELEKLEFRKEMERLAKDRDEISQKEDELKKEKERLEAELEKIEELKRGLTSKENELKSSESERNSRGKLVKVMAEKVANMPPDNAVQMLTNWPDKDIIDVFIQMDKDAEQDGRQTITTYLLTLFPAERRANITNKWLSRSDVIKAPESNSESEEL, encoded by the coding sequence GTGGCAAGTTTAACCGACAAAGCAAGAGCAGTATATCTAGTACTTCTGATCTTCTTCTTAGTGTTGATCGGATTTTTTGCGTTCCATTATTTTCAGATCATAGACGCTGCTGAAATTTTTCCTTTTTTAAGGACAGAACCAGGTTTAGTAAATGCGGATTCTGAATCCCCTTCCGAATTGGAAAAATTGGAATTCCGCAAAGAAATGGAAAGGCTCGCCAAAGACAGGGACGAGATCTCTCAAAAAGAAGATGAATTAAAGAAAGAAAAAGAGCGTTTAGAAGCCGAATTGGAAAAGATCGAGGAACTGAAACGAGGTCTTACTTCCAAGGAGAATGAGCTCAAATCTTCTGAATCCGAAAGAAATAGCAGAGGCAAATTGGTTAAGGTCATGGCGGAGAAGGTAGCGAATATGCCTCCAGACAATGCCGTTCAGATGCTGACCAATTGGCCGGATAAGGATATCATAGATGTATTCATCCAAATGGACAAGGACGCGGAACAGGACGGTAGACAGACTATCACTACTTACCTTCTCACCTTGTTCCCAGCAGAACGCAGGGCGAATATTACGAATAAATGGTTGTCAAGATCGGATGTGATCAAGGCCCCCGAATCCAATTCTGAATCCGAAGAACTCTAA